A single genomic interval of Agarivorans aestuarii harbors:
- a CDS encoding XrtA/PEP-CTERM system exopolysaccharide export protein produces the protein MKKLNQVVIKLLSFMAIGLFLTACSNNLPALPGASVHPSLTANPADYKYLIGPGDELNIFVWRNPEISGTFIVRPDGMVSTSLVEDLEVSGKTPTELARLIESELSEFIRDPIVTVTVEGFIGPFSEQVRVIGEAFEPQAINYREDMTLLDVMIQVGGLTEYADGDNARLVRVVSGEQRSYKVLVGKLIQDGEIEANVDVLPGDIIIIPEAWF, from the coding sequence ATGAAAAAACTCAATCAAGTAGTAATTAAATTGCTCTCGTTTATGGCGATAGGACTTTTCCTAACCGCTTGCTCGAACAACCTACCTGCTTTACCTGGCGCGTCGGTTCATCCGTCGCTTACTGCTAACCCGGCTGATTACAAATATTTGATTGGCCCCGGAGATGAACTCAACATCTTTGTATGGCGTAACCCTGAAATATCGGGCACCTTCATTGTGCGTCCAGACGGCATGGTGTCTACCTCCCTAGTTGAAGACTTAGAGGTGTCGGGAAAAACGCCTACTGAATTGGCTCGTCTGATTGAGTCGGAGTTATCAGAGTTCATTCGTGATCCGATTGTGACTGTAACAGTTGAAGGCTTTATTGGACCATTTAGTGAGCAGGTTAGAGTCATCGGTGAAGCTTTCGAGCCTCAAGCAATTAACTATCGTGAAGATATGACGCTGCTTGATGTGATGATTCAGGTAGGCGGCCTAACTGAGTATGCTGATGGCGATAACGCCCGCTTAGTTCGAGTGGTTAGCGGTGAACAGCGTTCTTATAAAGTACTTGTTGGTAAATTGATTCAAGACGGTGAGATTGAAGCCAATGTGGATGTTCTTCCTGGTGATATTATCATTATCCCAGAAGCATGGTTTTAG
- a CDS encoding TIGR03013 family XrtA/PEP-CTERM system glycosyltransferase, which produces MAGSKFHNLDPGSRAIILAEFLLLIGVFVIGVELLRFSGFEGIPAYGEGILLLHCLAFTFPIQLSILSVGLYNQKIRETFRGVIRRLLVSIALGYFISSVIYVLTPLDVLPGNFRELLYAAVMIGLTTIRYFALKMQYEHMGRKRILVLGAGERASIIEKRMRRKSDRVSFEMAGFIRMPGDSDDGIQRETILELDQPLESFVLANGVEEIVIAADERRANLPVDSLFLCKLRGVEITDIIDFIERESGQIAVNLIYPSWVIYSNGFHSTNYLRSSLDWVCNTFLGLIVLFLTWPLMLITVIMIKLEEGIRAPVLYSQERIGLNGQPFNIYKFRSMRTDAEKDGAKWAQKEDPRVTKVGNFIRKYRVDELPQIYNVLVGDMGFVGPRPERPAFVKELVLSIPYYNQRHNVKPGLTGWAQLKYPYGSTEADALEKLKFDLYYIKHRSFLLDLLILVRTAEIILFGKGR; this is translated from the coding sequence GTGGCTGGCTCGAAATTTCATAATCTAGATCCCGGTAGTAGAGCGATCATTCTTGCCGAATTTTTACTTCTCATTGGGGTTTTCGTCATTGGTGTTGAACTTCTCCGCTTTAGCGGCTTTGAAGGAATCCCGGCCTATGGCGAAGGAATACTCTTATTACACTGTTTGGCATTTACCTTCCCAATACAACTGTCAATATTGTCAGTTGGCTTATATAACCAAAAGATTCGCGAAACTTTTCGAGGGGTAATACGCCGCCTATTGGTAAGCATTGCCTTAGGTTACTTCATATCTTCTGTTATTTACGTACTTACGCCCTTAGATGTTCTGCCAGGTAACTTCCGCGAACTGCTTTACGCTGCAGTAATGATAGGCTTAACCACCATTCGTTACTTTGCGCTTAAAATGCAATACGAGCATATGGGCCGCAAACGAATTTTGGTATTAGGCGCCGGTGAACGCGCCAGTATTATTGAAAAACGTATGCGCCGTAAATCTGACCGAGTAAGCTTCGAAATGGCCGGTTTCATTCGTATGCCTGGTGATTCTGATGACGGTATTCAACGCGAAACGATTTTAGAGCTAGACCAACCCTTGGAGTCATTTGTTCTTGCCAACGGCGTAGAAGAAATAGTGATTGCAGCCGATGAGCGACGCGCTAACTTGCCGGTTGATAGTTTATTTTTATGTAAACTGCGTGGCGTTGAAATCACCGACATTATCGACTTCATCGAGCGTGAATCGGGACAAATTGCAGTAAACCTTATCTATCCTTCATGGGTGATTTACAGCAATGGTTTCCACTCAACCAACTACTTACGTAGCTCTTTAGACTGGGTATGTAACACTTTCTTAGGCTTGATTGTATTGTTCCTCACTTGGCCATTGATGCTAATTACCGTCATCATGATTAAGTTAGAAGAAGGTATTCGAGCACCAGTGCTCTACTCACAAGAGCGCATTGGTTTAAACGGGCAACCATTTAATATCTACAAGTTCCGCAGTATGCGTACCGACGCTGAAAAAGATGGCGCCAAATGGGCTCAAAAAGAAGATCCACGAGTTACTAAAGTGGGTAACTTTATTCGTAAATACCGCGTGGACGAACTGCCACAAATTTATAACGTATTAGTGGGTGATATGGGATTTGTAGGCCCTCGACCAGAGCGCCCTGCCTTTGTAAAAGAATTGGTATTATCGATTCCTTATTACAACCAGCGCCACAACGTTAAACCAGGCTTAACTGGCTGGGCACAGCTTAAGTACCCATATGGCAGTACTGAAGCTGATGCACTTGAGAAGCTAAAGTTTGACCTTTACTACATCAAACACAGAAGCTTCCTGCTCGACCTTTTAATTCTAGTGCGCACCGCAGAAATTATTTTGTTCGGTAAAGGACGCTAA
- the xrt gene encoding exosortase, whose protein sequence is MVATGPSSKLDNSGLLQAAVVLGITALVALLFWPVVLDIWRYSFDDGTYSHAFLIPIVALYVLYDCRQQLQFRQGASLWLVLLIASLAIELLLYLSQISLPVRALLPFVLLFSLLSVFKHHKSLYIYALVLLFATPIWGILSPPLQSLSTNVVEMVMAYTHVPTYFEGNVVSIPSGQFEIANGCSGLRYFITSLFLCLLYIYFNIRSVKNAAMFFVICMLGALIVNWVRIITIILIGHETQMQSEIIYDHNNLGWYLYIPYLLLAFFVGGKLSSELMVQAKVDQADGPPLRGLVFVILALLIFSPSLIDWPVWDANKLNTEDIKATTSYHPALQVAQYQSVEQQSLSVNQIELNYWVFLFSGLGLDNKASFYLNEVVPENLRIDHSETEQAINFVYFRSAANRPALLAYSYASDSGLQPLRTHLKRQKLSNIMNGNRSTAILAYSAQCPRESCKLTKKILSEQIHTQFNNLSLN, encoded by the coding sequence TTGGTAGCGACAGGGCCAAGCAGCAAACTAGACAACAGCGGCTTACTTCAAGCTGCTGTTGTTCTAGGTATTACAGCCTTAGTTGCTTTGCTCTTTTGGCCGGTAGTATTAGATATTTGGCGCTATAGTTTTGATGATGGTACCTACTCACATGCATTCTTAATCCCAATTGTTGCTCTGTATGTGCTTTACGATTGCCGCCAACAACTGCAGTTTCGCCAAGGAGCAAGCTTGTGGTTAGTATTGTTAATTGCCAGTTTAGCCATAGAGTTGCTACTTTACCTAAGCCAAATTAGCTTGCCAGTTAGAGCGCTATTACCCTTTGTGTTGCTGTTCAGTTTACTAAGTGTTTTTAAGCATCATAAAAGCCTTTATATATATGCTTTAGTTCTGCTATTTGCCACACCGATTTGGGGTATTTTGTCGCCGCCCTTGCAAAGCTTATCGACCAATGTTGTAGAAATGGTAATGGCTTACACCCATGTACCGACTTACTTTGAAGGCAATGTAGTATCTATTCCTTCAGGGCAGTTTGAAATAGCCAATGGCTGCAGCGGTTTACGCTACTTTATTACTTCTTTATTTTTGTGTTTGTTGTACATCTATTTCAACATTCGCAGTGTAAAAAATGCCGCCATGTTTTTTGTTATTTGCATGCTTGGCGCATTAATCGTTAACTGGGTTCGCATCATCACTATCATTTTGATAGGTCATGAAACCCAAATGCAAAGTGAAATAATATACGACCACAATAATCTAGGTTGGTATCTCTATATTCCCTATTTGTTATTGGCATTTTTTGTAGGCGGAAAGCTATCTAGCGAGTTAATGGTTCAAGCCAAGGTAGATCAAGCTGACGGCCCTCCGCTTCGCGGTTTAGTCTTTGTTATTTTGGCTTTATTGATTTTTTCACCAAGCTTAATTGATTGGCCAGTATGGGATGCCAATAAGTTAAATACCGAAGACATTAAAGCAACAACTAGCTACCATCCAGCCCTTCAAGTGGCTCAGTACCAGTCTGTGGAGCAGCAAAGCCTTAGCGTTAATCAAATAGAGCTTAATTATTGGGTGTTTTTGTTTAGCGGCTTAGGCTTAGACAATAAAGCCTCATTTTATCTAAACGAAGTGGTACCAGAGAACCTGCGCATTGATCACTCAGAAACTGAGCAAGCAATTAACTTTGTTTATTTCCGTTCAGCAGCCAACCGACCAGCCTTGCTTGCTTATAGCTATGCTAGTGACAGCGGGTTACAGCCGCTAAGAACCCATTTAAAGAGACAAAAACTAAGCAACATAATGAACGGAAACCGTAGCACTGCTATTTTGGCTTACAGTGCTCAATGCCCAAGAGAAAGCTGTAAGCTTACAAAAAAGATATTAAGCGAACAGATTCACACTCAATTCAATAATTTGTCTTTAAACTAA
- a CDS encoding glycosyltransferase family 4 protein, with translation MKVVHLVSSLNLGGAERLVYNLAIEQKKLGIKVTVMSAGKKTDTFYSLLKVQEIDVVLIEGSVFQRLWFALKQLRRFDIVHFHSIPLVRSMSPVIPLLLRQKVIFTAHGETSPKARGMRLSLAFSRLFMFKILAVSEAIRYSLKDRFGYPVDGIGLIANGVPIANEIKPFLNIPPLKLGFVGRLIPLKNVPLIIEALSLLERSSVELNIFGDGECRKDLENLALEKGVNAIFHGNEPNEKIIYQTFDLLIISSNTEGLPMVLLESMSRGIPAVSTDVGAISTVITHNENGYLIDVGDVASLSDIVRELILNPKVLSSWKKASYDLIKQEYSIQQIAQSYSKLYK, from the coding sequence ATGAAAGTAGTTCATTTAGTTAGCAGTTTAAACTTAGGGGGCGCCGAGCGTTTAGTTTATAACCTCGCTATAGAGCAAAAGAAACTCGGCATTAAAGTAACTGTTATGTCAGCAGGAAAAAAAACGGACACGTTTTATTCACTACTAAAGGTTCAAGAGATTGATGTAGTTCTTATCGAAGGCTCTGTTTTTCAAAGGCTGTGGTTTGCACTTAAGCAGCTACGCAGGTTTGATATTGTTCATTTTCATTCGATCCCTCTAGTAAGAAGTATGTCCCCGGTAATTCCTTTGCTACTTCGGCAAAAAGTTATTTTTACAGCTCATGGAGAAACCTCACCTAAAGCTAGAGGTATGAGATTGTCTCTCGCTTTTTCTCGCTTGTTTATGTTTAAGATTCTTGCTGTGTCCGAGGCTATTAGGTACTCCCTTAAGGACCGGTTTGGTTATCCTGTTGATGGTATTGGCTTGATTGCAAATGGTGTGCCCATCGCCAATGAAATTAAACCTTTCCTAAATATTCCTCCTTTGAAATTAGGCTTTGTTGGTCGTTTGATTCCTTTGAAAAATGTACCATTGATAATCGAAGCTTTATCTTTATTAGAACGCTCTTCTGTAGAATTGAATATTTTTGGTGATGGCGAATGTAGAAAAGACTTGGAAAATTTAGCGTTAGAAAAGGGTGTGAACGCCATTTTTCATGGAAATGAGCCAAATGAAAAAATAATATATCAGACATTTGATTTACTTATCATAAGTTCAAATACGGAGGGGCTACCGATGGTGCTGCTCGAGTCAATGTCAAGAGGCATACCTGCCGTTTCTACAGATGTTGGAGCGATATCAACAGTAATCACTCACAACGAAAATGGATACTTGATTGACGTTGGCGATGTGGCTAGCTTGTCAGATATTGTTAGAGAGCTTATCCTGAATCCCAAGGTTTTGAGCTCTTGGAAGAAGGCTTCTTACGATTTGATTAAGCAAGAGTACTCTATTCAACAAATTGCTCAGAGTTATTCGAAATTATATAAATAG
- a CDS encoding right-handed parallel beta-helix repeat-containing protein codes for MKSSVLGVLLLLFAFPSAGMIMPWNQLEMSSDSPSWANLEQSNGAIWVVNGSYAGGGGVGTYKAPFSTINDALKRARPGDEIWIEPGVYEEHVRIRKPRITLRSTELHQAKITQPINQKKKQQTIRIDHTASGTRLVGLDISGGYFYAVSMHVRWKGGWQDGVSKVVLSRNLIHGSGRDAIKINPYVWDVLIERNRIFNSGLRDSKNAEGIDAVNAHGITIQDNYFKDTATNSVYVKGGSSNIVIQRNLSENAGVAGILAGFDTSPQFFDKKRNPRMFEARDVRIENNIVIDSNGAGIGVYSGENIRVVNNTVLNAATSYHAPVYFGLSFQDKDPEAKRPPSRNVLIYNNVFSSIRTDDVVFEIRHLHHAELGPLSSLVGRVISDNNIYISEGDGIYFNDMRVGIQSKIGGLDEWRQHCECDFDSEVGLVDVEISSVKNIPLFSKPSNTEFSPEFDFYQNKRAAKTSVGAIDIQMVP; via the coding sequence TTGAAAAGTAGTGTTTTAGGAGTATTGTTACTTTTATTCGCGTTTCCTAGTGCTGGCATGATTATGCCGTGGAATCAGCTTGAAATGAGTAGTGATTCGCCTTCTTGGGCCAATTTAGAGCAGTCAAATGGTGCTATTTGGGTTGTTAACGGTAGTTACGCTGGGGGGGGGGGAGTTGGTACTTATAAAGCCCCTTTCTCAACAATTAATGATGCCTTAAAGAGAGCTAGGCCTGGCGACGAAATTTGGATAGAACCTGGAGTTTATGAAGAGCATGTTAGGATACGAAAGCCTCGTATTACCTTGCGTTCTACAGAGTTACATCAAGCTAAAATAACGCAACCTATTAATCAGAAGAAAAAACAGCAAACCATTAGAATAGACCATACCGCTTCAGGTACGCGCTTAGTTGGGCTGGATATCAGTGGTGGTTATTTCTATGCAGTGTCTATGCATGTTCGTTGGAAGGGGGGGTGGCAAGATGGAGTCTCTAAGGTGGTTTTATCTCGCAACTTGATACACGGTAGTGGTAGAGACGCCATAAAAATCAACCCTTATGTGTGGGATGTATTAATTGAGAGAAATCGTATTTTTAATAGTGGTCTACGAGATTCTAAAAATGCAGAAGGGATAGATGCTGTCAATGCGCATGGTATTACCATTCAGGATAATTATTTTAAAGATACAGCCACCAATTCAGTTTATGTTAAAGGCGGCTCTTCAAACATTGTAATTCAACGTAATCTTTCTGAGAATGCGGGTGTCGCCGGAATTCTGGCAGGTTTTGACACGAGCCCGCAGTTCTTTGATAAAAAACGAAACCCGAGAATGTTCGAAGCTAGAGACGTGCGGATTGAGAATAATATTGTCATTGATAGTAATGGGGCTGGAATAGGTGTTTATTCTGGAGAAAATATTCGTGTTGTTAACAATACGGTATTAAACGCAGCAACCAGCTATCATGCTCCAGTTTATTTTGGTTTAAGTTTTCAAGATAAAGACCCGGAAGCTAAGCGCCCCCCGAGCCGAAATGTATTGATATATAATAATGTCTTTTCAAGTATTCGGACTGATGATGTGGTTTTTGAAATCAGGCATTTACATCATGCAGAATTGGGCCCCTTATCTTCTCTAGTGGGGCGAGTTATTTCAGATAACAATATATATATTTCTGAGGGAGATGGTATTTATTTTAACGATATGAGGGTGGGTATTCAGTCTAAAATTGGTGGGCTTGATGAATGGCGTCAGCATTGTGAATGTGATTTCGACTCCGAAGTTGGGCTTGTAGATGTTGAAATATCTAGCGTTAAAAACATCCCGTTGTTTAGCAAACCCTCTAATACAGAGTTTTCACCAGAGTTTGATTTCTATCAGAATAAACGGGCAGCTAAGACTTCGGTTGGAGCTATAGATATCCAAATGGTACCTTAA
- a CDS encoding polysaccharide deacetylase family protein, which produces MNRVSKLRGRLKKYFSFKGSASHHYRNGLYVFNYHRIGNPAVTEFDPNVFSCSVENFEEHLKFYKSNFCMLDEKGLLELFSSESGFDKPYAMITFDDGYVDCFEHAYPLLLKHNMSAVFFIVTNFADGVELAWWDKVAYLLKNTTVKQIQLPHWSKPCSIVRDDIGQSIKIILKMLKDDSSLSIEDKVSFLEQTCNVVLPKKVDLYLSWHQIEVMLKSGMAIGSHTLSHPILSHLSDEEQMNELASSKAKLATTLGQTPALFSYPVGKAGTFNQVSTDLANQLGYRLAFAFKGGVNTRLDMSLRYNIDRVSVDGDKSVEELARFILGAV; this is translated from the coding sequence ATGAACCGAGTGAGTAAGCTTCGGGGGAGGTTAAAGAAGTACTTTAGCTTTAAAGGTTCGGCCTCTCATCATTATCGAAATGGCCTATATGTGTTTAATTATCATCGTATAGGCAACCCTGCTGTTACCGAATTTGATCCTAATGTTTTTAGTTGCAGCGTAGAGAATTTTGAGGAGCATCTAAAGTTTTATAAATCTAACTTTTGTATGCTTGATGAGAAAGGCTTACTCGAATTATTTAGTAGTGAGTCTGGTTTTGATAAGCCTTATGCAATGATTACCTTTGATGATGGCTATGTAGATTGCTTTGAGCATGCATATCCTTTACTGCTAAAGCATAATATGTCGGCAGTATTCTTTATTGTGACGAACTTTGCTGATGGGGTGGAGCTTGCGTGGTGGGATAAAGTTGCCTATTTGTTGAAGAATACCACCGTTAAGCAAATCCAGTTACCTCACTGGAGCAAACCTTGCTCTATAGTGCGTGATGATATCGGCCAATCTATCAAAATAATACTTAAAATGCTAAAGGATGACTCAAGTTTATCAATTGAAGATAAAGTTAGCTTTCTAGAGCAAACTTGTAATGTTGTTTTACCAAAGAAAGTAGATTTGTACCTTTCATGGCACCAAATTGAAGTTATGTTAAAGTCAGGCATGGCTATTGGTTCTCATACATTAAGTCACCCTATTCTTTCGCATTTGTCTGATGAAGAACAAATGAACGAACTCGCTAGCTCAAAAGCTAAATTAGCCACTACGTTAGGTCAAACCCCGGCTCTTTTTTCATATCCAGTAGGTAAAGCAGGGACTTTTAACCAAGTATCCACAGATTTAGCCAATCAATTAGGTTACCGATTGGCATTTGCTTTTAAGGGAGGTGTGAACACTAGGTTGGATATGTCTTTACGATATAACATCGATAGAGTATCTGTAGATGGAGATAAATCGGTGGAGGAGTTAGCCAGATTTATTTTGGGGGCTGTTTGA
- a CDS encoding glycosyltransferase family 2 protein, with amino-acid sequence MELLFWIAVGLIAYSYAVYPIVLLMVSGIKQAVRDTRYLWRRRERRSLEAKEWPSVSIIIAAYNEESCLQQRIDNLLQLSYPKDKLTIHIGSDGSTDKSAEILQAVEASNFKAHIFEQNRGKINVLNDLVELAEDPILVMSDANTHFEVDAIENLVRHFDSDEIGAVCGELHLVDSESEDNKDGIYWRYEQMLKFHESRLGALLGANGAIYAIAKPLYQALPANTIVDDFMIVMNVSKVGKRVLYEPNAVAFEEVAPSLQDEEKRRVRIGTGNYQAFTRCLWALNPLQGARFFAYLSHKVLRWFTPHLMLIALLCNLVLVTKPLYASLLAIQLAGYLVAAWGNSRSKRGKSVPGSIAFLTFFVSMNMALLKGFYSFLFKNVQGTWQRTSR; translated from the coding sequence ATGGAATTGTTATTTTGGATAGCTGTGGGCTTAATCGCTTACAGTTATGCTGTTTATCCCATCGTGTTGTTAATGGTCAGCGGCATTAAGCAGGCCGTTCGCGATACTCGCTACCTTTGGCGTCGTCGTGAGCGCCGTTCACTAGAAGCTAAAGAGTGGCCATCTGTTTCAATTATTATTGCCGCTTATAATGAAGAGAGCTGTTTGCAGCAGCGCATAGACAATTTGCTGCAGCTTAGTTACCCCAAAGACAAACTTACCATTCACATTGGCTCTGATGGCAGCACGGATAAATCTGCAGAAATTTTGCAGGCCGTGGAGGCGAGCAATTTTAAAGCCCATATCTTTGAGCAAAATCGCGGCAAAATTAACGTACTTAACGACCTGGTTGAGTTGGCCGAAGACCCTATTTTGGTAATGTCAGACGCTAATACCCATTTCGAAGTGGACGCAATTGAAAACCTGGTTAGGCACTTTGATAGCGACGAAATTGGCGCGGTATGTGGCGAGTTGCACTTGGTTGACTCTGAGTCAGAAGATAACAAAGACGGTATTTACTGGCGCTATGAGCAAATGCTCAAGTTTCATGAGTCTCGCTTAGGTGCCTTACTTGGCGCTAATGGTGCCATCTACGCTATTGCCAAGCCTTTGTATCAGGCTCTTCCCGCTAATACCATTGTTGATGACTTCATGATTGTAATGAACGTGTCTAAGGTGGGTAAACGGGTATTGTATGAACCAAACGCAGTAGCCTTTGAAGAAGTTGCGCCATCGTTGCAGGATGAAGAAAAGCGTCGAGTTCGTATAGGCACCGGCAACTACCAAGCTTTTACGCGCTGTTTATGGGCCTTAAACCCATTACAAGGTGCGCGTTTTTTTGCCTACCTAAGCCACAAAGTCTTACGTTGGTTCACCCCGCATTTAATGCTTATTGCCTTACTCTGTAACCTAGTGCTGGTGACCAAACCTTTATACGCTAGTTTGTTAGCTATTCAGCTAGCCGGTTACCTAGTGGCTGCATGGGGTAACAGTCGCAGTAAGCGAGGTAAAAGTGTACCTGGTAGCATTGCGTTTCTAACTTTTTTTGTATCTATGAATATGGCTTTATTAAAAGGCTTCTACTCATTCTTGTTTAAAAATGTGCAAGGCACATGGCAAAGGACATCACGGTGA
- a CDS encoding serine O-acetyltransferase, giving the protein MENIKADFRRKQEIFRLDGASVSMLRIVMADGSSANIIYRWMRWCAKHNLGLLAYFFQWLNKFLNGCVIGSGAEFGPGFVIMHPVGIVINSKVMGGSNITLESGVVIGDEKGKSPRLGSNLFVGAGAKIIGDLEVADLVKVGANAVLTKSAEEGATMLGIPAKAYRRKPAEVEQ; this is encoded by the coding sequence ATGGAAAATATCAAAGCTGATTTTCGTCGTAAGCAAGAAATCTTCAGATTAGATGGAGCGTCGGTAAGCATGCTGAGGATTGTAATGGCTGACGGCTCTAGTGCTAATATTATCTATCGCTGGATGCGTTGGTGCGCCAAGCATAACTTAGGTTTACTCGCCTACTTCTTCCAATGGCTGAATAAGTTTCTAAATGGATGTGTGATTGGCTCTGGTGCCGAGTTTGGTCCCGGTTTTGTGATTATGCACCCTGTAGGTATTGTAATTAATTCTAAGGTGATGGGCGGCAGTAATATTACTTTAGAAAGTGGCGTTGTAATTGGCGATGAGAAAGGTAAATCACCACGCTTAGGCTCAAACTTATTTGTGGGCGCTGGCGCCAAGATTATTGGTGACCTAGAGGTGGCCGATCTGGTGAAAGTTGGCGCCAATGCGGTGTTAACCAAGTCTGCAGAAGAGGGCGCAACTATGTTGGGCATACCGGCAAAAGCCTATCGTCGTAAGCCCGCTGAGGTGGAGCAGTAA
- a CDS encoding glycosyltransferase family 4 protein, producing MKVLFHHRTRGRGAEGVHIRGVVKGLRELGHKVSILSLPGADPEEELVTPKPQQAAKPPAKKSLFSRLAELTKHTPEFVFELFELAFNVLAWLRLRKTVKEQQIEFVYERYSLFMFASVWWAKRHNIPIVLEINDSCLVHRVRELFFQRFARSIEKWIFSNATGLVFISSRFQQVAQDAYPNIAPSVISPNAADLDQFIIDDDAALALRKQLAVEDKVVVGYVGAFVHWHGIDWFVDLIAERLKDYPNIVLLLVGDGVCYQSIKQRIADAGAEQQIIMPGRVAHDQVPTYLSAMDFGILPDSNDYGSPMKLFEFMAMGKGMVAPDFTPIAEVVADGETSWLFKANDRESCVEKVLSLSSQVEQQQQVGQQARAYIERERQWRHNAEQLLTLVK from the coding sequence ATGAAAGTGTTGTTCCACCATCGAACGCGTGGCCGAGGGGCCGAAGGTGTGCATATTCGTGGTGTGGTAAAAGGCCTACGTGAACTTGGCCATAAAGTAAGTATTTTGTCCTTGCCTGGCGCCGATCCAGAGGAAGAGCTTGTTACACCGAAACCGCAGCAAGCAGCTAAACCGCCAGCTAAAAAAAGCTTGTTTTCTCGCTTAGCTGAATTAACCAAACATACTCCCGAGTTTGTGTTTGAGTTGTTTGAACTAGCCTTTAATGTATTGGCTTGGTTGCGCTTACGTAAAACGGTTAAAGAGCAGCAAATAGAGTTTGTTTATGAGCGCTATTCATTGTTTATGTTTGCCAGTGTGTGGTGGGCAAAACGTCATAATATTCCAATTGTGTTGGAGATTAATGATTCATGTTTAGTGCATCGAGTTCGTGAGTTATTTTTCCAGCGCTTTGCTCGTTCAATCGAAAAGTGGATATTTAGTAACGCCACTGGTTTAGTGTTTATTTCTAGCCGTTTTCAGCAAGTGGCTCAAGATGCTTACCCAAATATTGCCCCTTCTGTTATCTCGCCGAACGCTGCCGATTTAGACCAGTTTATTATTGATGATGATGCCGCTCTTGCTTTACGTAAACAGTTAGCTGTGGAAGATAAAGTGGTAGTGGGTTACGTGGGTGCCTTTGTGCATTGGCACGGTATTGACTGGTTTGTTGACCTAATTGCAGAGCGTCTAAAAGATTACCCCAATATTGTTTTGTTATTGGTGGGTGACGGTGTTTGTTATCAAAGTATTAAACAGCGCATTGCTGATGCGGGTGCTGAACAGCAAATTATTATGCCTGGCAGGGTCGCTCATGACCAAGTGCCGACTTATTTGTCGGCCATGGACTTTGGCATTTTGCCAGACTCAAATGACTACGGCTCGCCGATGAAGTTGTTTGAATTTATGGCGATGGGCAAAGGCATGGTTGCCCCTGATTTTACACCAATTGCCGAAGTGGTCGCCGATGGTGAGACGAGCTGGTTATTTAAAGCAAACGATCGTGAGTCTTGTGTAGAAAAGGTTCTTAGCCTCTCTTCTCAAGTGGAGCAACAGCAGCAGGTTGGTCAGCAGGCTAGAGCTTATATCGAGCGTGAAAGGCAGTGGCGTCATAATGCCGAGCAACTGTTAACTTTGGTGAAATAA